AGGCAACGGAACTTCTTATGCCCAGGGGGTTACTTCAAAAGATTTTATGTACCTCATCATGCCCGACCGTTTCAGCAATGGGGATGAAAGTAATGACCGCATACCTGGTATGAAAGACCAGACATTGCGGAGGGATACCGTATACAACCGGCATGGGGGCGACCTGAAGGGCATACAAAATCATCTTGATTACCTGCAATCACTTGGGATTACCGCGTTATGGTTAAACCCGGTGCTGGAGAATGATATGCCGGAACGTACCGAACATGGGTATGCCTTTACCGATCATTATAAAATAGATCCACGCCTTGGCGGTGAAAGTGCTTACCGGGCTTTAATAGATGCAACCCATGCCAGGGGAATGAAAATGATCCAGGATGCTGTTTATAATCATGTTGGACTGTATCATTTTACAGTACAGGATATGCCCATGAAAGACTGGCTGAACCAATGGCCTGATTATACCAATACCAGCTACAAGGACCAGGTGCTCTTTGATCCCTATGCGAGCAGCAAGGAAAAAAAGATAATGGCCGATGGATGGTTTACCAAAATGATGCCCGACCTGAACCAGCGTAATCCATTTGTAGCGAACTTTTTGATTCAACATGCATTGTGGACGGTAGAAGAATTTGGTATTGACGGATGGCGTATTGATACCTATGCTTACAATGATCTTGCATTCATGAACCGCTGCAATAAAGCTTTGGAGGATGAATATCCAAAGCTTACCCTGTTTGGCGAAACCTGGGTGCATGGGGTGATCAACCAGGGTTATTTTGTTGAGAATAACTTCAATACGCCGTTCAAAAGCAACCTGCAGGCTGCCACCGATTTTCAGACCTTGTGGAGCATTACCGATGCCATGACAAAAGATTTTGGCTGGACAGATGGGGTGAATAAACTGTATACGGTACTTGCGCAGGACTTTGTGTATAAGGACCCGATGCGGAACGTGATCTTTTTGGACAATCATGATATATCCCGTTTCTACTCAGTGGTTGGGGAG
This sequence is a window from Chitinophagaceae bacterium. Protein-coding genes within it:
- a CDS encoding glycoside hydrolase family 13 protein, whose amino-acid sequence is MRKIIFSVVLFLISLSGFTQHSGYKCYPGNWWVGMKWNKIQVMIHGDAIANAAGGFTINYPGVKLGKVNKVENLNYVFLDLDISASAKPGTIKIKVNKAASSFEIPFVIKPRRKGNGTSYAQGVTSKDFMYLIMPDRFSNGDESNDRIPGMKDQTLRRDTVYNRHGGDLKGIQNHLDYLQSLGITALWLNPVLENDMPERTEHGYAFTDHYKIDPRLGGESAYRALIDATHARGMKMIQDAVYNHVGLYHFTVQDMPMKDWLNQWPDYTNTSYKDQVLFDPYASSKEKKIMADGWFTKMMPDLNQRNPFVANFLIQHALWTVEEFGIDGWRIDTYAYNDLAFMNRCNKALEDEYPKLTLFGETWVHGVINQGYFVENNFNTPFKSNLQAATDFQTLWSITDAMTKDFGWTDGVNKLYTVLAQDFVYKDPMRNVIFLDNHDISRFYSVVGENTAKYKTSISWLLTCRGIPQFYYGGEIGMTGVTSPNDGYVRQDFPGGWASDPANKFTHSGRTGKEREIWDHVARLANYRKGSSALTTGRMMQFVPENGIYVYFRYDDKQTVMVIMNTAKETKSINLKRFEERTKGFSQMKDIFTGTVSGLSDITLDSYASAVYELVR